In Candidatus Omnitrophota bacterium, one genomic interval encodes:
- a CDS encoding 2-aminoethylphosphonate--pyruvate transaminase gives MNQEKTIAGWKDKILFTPGPLTTSRSVKQAMLRDLGSRDYEFIKTIKEIRSQILSLGGAKQGEYEAILMQGSGTFGLESVVSSTIPPNGKLLVIVNGAYGHRIAKMASVLKIETQKLVYPENSHPDLGEIEKTIKEDAAITHAAVVHCETTTGIINPIQEIGAIVKRLGRVYFVDAMSSFGAVPIHLAECGIDYLVSSSNKCIEGVPGFSFVLAKTETLKSTEGWARSLSLDLLDQWKGLETNGQFRFTPPTHSLLAFRQALAELEQEGGVQARGERYRRNYRVLVEGMRAMGFQEYLKPEEQGYIITSFLYPDHPNFSFEEFYKKLNEKDQVIYPGKVSGADCFRIGHIGRLFEADMRTLLGAIRQSMEEMGVVLKA, from the coding sequence ATGAATCAGGAAAAAACGATTGCAGGCTGGAAAGATAAGATTTTATTCACGCCGGGGCCGTTGACCACCAGCCGCAGCGTCAAGCAAGCGATGCTGCGCGATCTCGGCTCGCGGGATTACGAATTCATTAAAACTATTAAAGAGATTCGCAGCCAGATATTGTCGTTAGGCGGCGCCAAGCAGGGAGAGTACGAGGCGATCCTGATGCAAGGCAGCGGGACGTTCGGCTTGGAATCGGTAGTCTCTTCGACGATTCCGCCTAACGGCAAATTGCTAGTGATCGTAAACGGCGCATATGGCCATCGCATCGCCAAAATGGCGTCCGTTTTAAAGATCGAAACGCAGAAGCTGGTTTATCCCGAAAACAGCCATCCCGATCTCGGCGAGATCGAAAAGACGATAAAAGAAGACGCCGCCATCACCCACGCCGCCGTCGTGCATTGCGAAACCACGACCGGCATTATCAATCCCATCCAAGAGATCGGAGCCATCGTGAAGCGGTTGGGACGGGTATATTTCGTCGACGCCATGAGCAGCTTTGGAGCAGTCCCGATCCATCTGGCCGAATGCGGCATCGACTATCTGGTTTCCTCTTCCAACAAGTGCATTGAAGGCGTTCCGGGATTTTCCTTCGTATTGGCCAAGACGGAAACATTGAAAAGTACGGAAGGATGGGCGCGTAGTTTGAGCCTTGATCTGTTGGATCAATGGAAAGGGCTGGAAACCAACGGGCAATTTCGCTTCACGCCGCCGACGCATTCGCTGCTGGCGTTTCGCCAAGCCTTGGCGGAATTGGAGCAAGAAGGCGGAGTGCAGGCGCGGGGCGAACGCTACCGCCGCAATTACCGTGTTCTGGTGGAAGGAATGCGGGCGATGGGATTTCAAGAATATTTGAAGCCGGAAGAGCAAGGGTATATCATTACCTCCTTCCTCTATCCCGATCATCCCAATTTTTCCTTCGAAGAATTTTATAAAAAATTGAACGAAAAAGATCAGGTGATCTATCCCGGCAAAGTGAGCGGTGCGGATTGCTTTCGCATCGGCCATATCGGACGCCTCTTCGAAGCGGACATGCGCACTCTTTTGGGAGCAATCCGGCAAAGCATGGAGGAGATGGGCGTGGTTCTGAAGGCGTAG
- the ppk1 gene encoding polyphosphate kinase 1 yields MTRSALSYDLFFNRETSWLEFNRRVLHEALDASNPLLERAKFIAIFSNNLDEFFMKRVGGLKRQIEGGVTKKTIDGRTPKEQLQAIRPIVMEMVECQRKCLVDDIIPALRKEGVSILNYSELSRHEKKHVDHYFQKAVFPILTPLGVGPGQPFPFLSNLSVSLAVRVRKPNSKTECFARLKVPQNRPRWVATGEPNTFVPLEQLIQANLDNLFPGMEILESRSFRVTRNADIERNEEEAEDLLELIEEELRYRKSAPVVRLEIEQTASSGILDWLMGELGLGDDDVYKLNGPLNLVDLMSLGSLDFPQLKAASWSPITPRKIKELDKDEETRSLFQLMKEGDILLYHPYESFSTSVVRFLQEAATDSQVLAIKQTLYRTADNSPIIAALVEAAQNGKQVAVLVEIKARFDEAQNIQWVRMLESAGVHVTYGFPGIKTHSKTLLVVREEPDGIHRYFHIGTGNYHSGTAKLYTDHGILSCRKDIGEDLTDMFNYLTGHSQQIRYRKILLAPVNMRAHFVRLIKREIEHQKKNGNGRIIAKMNSLEDLEIIKILYQASKAGVQIDLIVRGFCCLRPGLPKISETIRISSIIGRFLEHSRVFYFYNGGKERIFIGSADWMSRNLSYRVEAAVEVEDENIRSQLKEILNIHLSDNCKAWDLQSEGTYVQRKPADGELPRNSQSMFMERASRLNEG; encoded by the coding sequence GTGACTAGAAGCGCATTATCCTACGATCTTTTCTTCAATCGAGAGACCAGTTGGCTGGAATTCAACCGGCGGGTGTTGCATGAAGCGTTGGACGCCTCGAATCCCCTCCTCGAACGCGCCAAATTCATCGCTATTTTCAGCAATAATCTCGACGAGTTTTTCATGAAGCGCGTCGGCGGCTTGAAAAGGCAGATTGAGGGCGGCGTTACGAAAAAAACCATCGACGGCAGGACGCCGAAAGAACAGCTTCAAGCCATCCGCCCTATCGTAATGGAAATGGTTGAATGCCAGCGTAAATGTCTCGTCGACGATATCATACCCGCCTTGCGCAAAGAGGGCGTTTCCATTCTCAACTACTCCGAACTTAGCCGGCACGAAAAAAAGCATGTCGATCATTATTTCCAGAAAGCCGTCTTTCCCATTCTAACGCCGCTAGGGGTCGGTCCGGGCCAGCCTTTTCCTTTCTTAAGCAACCTGTCCGTTTCCCTCGCCGTCCGCGTCCGCAAGCCCAATTCCAAAACGGAATGTTTTGCGCGTCTTAAGGTTCCCCAAAACCGTCCTCGTTGGGTTGCTACGGGGGAACCGAATACTTTCGTTCCTCTCGAGCAATTGATTCAAGCCAATTTGGACAATCTTTTTCCCGGCATGGAGATTCTGGAAAGCCGTTCTTTCCGCGTAACCCGCAACGCCGATATCGAGCGCAACGAGGAAGAAGCGGAAGACCTGCTGGAATTGATCGAAGAAGAACTCCGCTATCGCAAATCCGCTCCCGTCGTGCGGTTGGAGATCGAGCAAACCGCATCGTCCGGCATCCTGGATTGGCTTATGGGCGAACTGGGCCTGGGCGATGACGACGTCTACAAACTGAACGGTCCCTTGAATCTTGTCGATTTGATGAGCCTCGGCTCTCTCGATTTTCCCCAACTGAAAGCGGCGTCCTGGTCTCCCATCACTCCCCGAAAAATCAAGGAACTCGACAAGGACGAGGAAACGCGCAGCCTCTTTCAATTGATGAAGGAAGGAGACATTCTTCTTTACCACCCTTACGAATCTTTTTCTACGAGCGTCGTCCGTTTTCTCCAGGAAGCCGCGACCGATTCCCAGGTCTTGGCGATCAAGCAAACCCTCTACCGAACCGCCGACAATTCCCCTATCATCGCCGCCCTCGTAGAAGCCGCCCAGAACGGCAAACAAGTAGCCGTGTTGGTGGAGATCAAAGCCCGCTTCGACGAAGCGCAGAACATCCAGTGGGTCCGCATGTTGGAAAGCGCGGGCGTCCATGTTACTTACGGCTTTCCCGGCATTAAAACTCACTCGAAAACCCTGCTCGTCGTGCGCGAAGAGCCGGATGGCATCCATCGCTATTTTCACATCGGCACTGGCAACTACCATTCCGGCACCGCCAAGCTCTACACCGATCACGGCATCCTCAGCTGCCGCAAAGACATTGGCGAAGATCTGACGGATATGTTCAATTACCTGACGGGACATTCCCAGCAAATCCGTTATCGCAAAATCCTGCTCGCTCCCGTCAACATGCGCGCTCACTTCGTGCGGTTAATCAAACGGGAGATCGAACACCAAAAGAAAAACGGCAATGGACGCATCATTGCCAAGATGAATTCTCTTGAAGATCTGGAAATCATCAAAATTCTTTACCAAGCCTCCAAAGCGGGCGTCCAGATCGATCTCATCGTCCGGGGTTTTTGCTGCCTGCGTCCCGGCTTGCCTAAAATCAGCGAAACCATCCGCATTAGCAGCATCATCGGACGCTTCCTCGAACATTCCCGCGTCTTTTATTTCTACAACGGCGGCAAAGAGCGAATCTTCATTGGCTCGGCGGATTGGATGAGCCGCAACCTCAGCTACCGCGTCGAAGCGGCCGTCGAAGTAGAGGACGAAAATATCCGCAGCCAATTGAAAGAAATTCTGAACATCCACCTTTCCGACAATTGCAAAGCGTGGGACCTGCAAAGCGAGGGAACCTACGTCCAACGCAAACCCGCCGACGGCGAGCTGCCACGCAACAGCCAATCTATGTTCATGGAACGCGCTTCGCGGCTTAACGAGGGGTGA